A window of the Brassica napus cultivar Da-Ae chromosome A2, Da-Ae, whole genome shotgun sequence genome harbors these coding sequences:
- the LOC106404499 gene encoding uncharacterized protein LOC106404499 isoform X1 has protein sequence METTPFVFDYDDEEAKQIVQLSADHMAQGDHIKALEVIEAWISSHKKHEVADFLSFQQGQIFFEQAKRADDSDVKFAFLLGAVECFSENDGFSSFCAASLFGLGNLLGSPLYLKKSIGKAKEYLAIMASFGSLTSEDEKSRKDVENVLKAAESSIAAGSPIQMWEPKVRESKKCTDHPSKIEVEGLRLYWSGLNVEIKRKFMEVSIADFTSYVRRFHGTEGGKALEKVVGSAVSKKKWRFWMCRSCSEEFFTLKKFKIHLEKEHAAKFKPSTAEHMAQMVDEVWAGMITVAGWEPVDTAAAAEMIKTRLEFVRAFVYENGWSRDWPLATDEERSKLLQEIRLLLLLFCERKILSCGLRDWMMRFLIKHLARFEVSKHTLTTECRLVETPQSICFLERRELEQILDLLKGIKCEREDGREVICRAVDSFYSGTRVKEKIDFDKQFSSLLLDKRLLRCEIAQFDDEGAVSFFNPDDHYAKSHARGDDIVSWLADDSSGDERFRFPRPVRTHNLDIWVAVLRAVQYTCRTLGTKYAKKLQLLGYDAGLVDAINLCVSENTKRLSVVTEHQSNKYASLLGDECERKKGTRDSHSTRLFLCSVRDALEEAPHPTFDFPDLEDCLKRIHGLKDLSDEVVLESIDRLRSMVADKVALVDTKMLLVENSRINLFNDLIRLSVFDHRFYILRPLKEFFLEVINVAAAEADLLLEEKKKPQSKKKKHKSNKKTSTSMSVNLDLQGTSPSLQTTEKDFTEPPDNSLSSERNRLEISSNTVDEEEAAQGMQNMPGEESVHREGAARCNSALDMTLKALLNIKILKEDLMQNEKPLRDDLEKQVPELLHSYLLSDLLTSREVLSTSSDAAEIVVSILESWHSCKSQEIESLVTRLFTLEEYERMSCSRCRQKPNYPEQSSYGIVMAADSIRDLKCAFGNIKFEDILKMIRMEDKMLCDLKTGGCGKANVVHHIISRCPPIFTVVLEWEKHETEKEISETAKALDWEIDMSRLYEGLESSTNYRLVSLVGCGEDKEHICLAYEKDRWVGVRHDAFTEEAVGNWESVIRFCGERKVRPKILFYEAAH, from the exons ATGGAGACGACTCCCTTCGTCTTTGACTACGATGATGAGGAAGCTAAACAAATCGTACAACTCTCTGCAGATCACATGGCTCAAGGAGATCACATCAAGGCCTTGGAGGTCATCGAAGCTTGGATTTCTTCTCACAAGAAGCACGAGGTCGCAGACTTTCTCTCTTTCCAGCAAGGTCAAATCTTCTTCGAGCAAGCCAAGCGAGCAGACGACAGCGACGTGAAATTCGCATTCTTGCTTGGCGCTGTGGAATGCTTTTCCGAAAACGATGGCTTCTCATCGTTCTGTGCTGCTTCGCTCTTTGGTTTGGGCAATTTGCTTGGATCGCCATTGTACTTGAAGAAGTCCATCGGGAAAGCAAAAGAGTATCTGGCTATTATGGCGTCTTTTGGCTCATTGACTTCCGAGGACGAGAAAAGTCGAAAAGACGTGGAGAATGTACTCAAAGCTGCTGAGTCAAGCATCGCTGCTGGTTCTCCTATTcaaatgtgggaaccgaaagTTAGGGAGTCCAAGAAATGTACAGATCATCCGAGTAAGATTGAGGTTGAAGGATTGAGATTGTACTGGTCAGGCTTGAACGTTGAGATCAAAAGGAAGTTTATGGAAGTAAGCATTGCGGATTTCACAAGCTATGTGCGGAGATTCCACGGCACAGAGGGAGGGAAAGCTTTGGAGAAAGTTGTTGGTTCTGCAGtgagtaaaaaaaaatggagattcTGGATGTGTAGATCTTGTTCAGAAGAGTTTTTTACCCTTAAGAAGTTTAAGATTCATCTCGAGAAAGAACATGCCGCAAAGTTTAAGCCTTCTACGGCAGAGCATATGGCTCAGATGGTGGATGAAGTGTGGGCTGGTATGATAACAGTTGCAGGATGGGAGCCAGTGGATACAGCTGCTGCTGCTGAAATGATCAAGACTCGGCTTGAATTTGTGAGAGCGTTTGTATATGAGAATGGATGGTCCAGAGACTGGCCATTAGCTACAGATGAAGAGCGCAGTAAGTTACTCCAGGAGATTCGGTTGCTGCTTTTGTTGTTTTGTGAGCGTAAGATCCTTTCTTGTGGCCTTCGAGACTGGATGATGCGTTTTCTGATTAAGCATCTTGCACGGTTTGAAGTTTCCAAGCATACTTTGACTACAGAGTGTCGCCTAGTGGAAACACCTCAGAGCATCTGCTTTTTGGAAAGAAGAGAGCTCGAACAAATTCTTGACCTTCTCAAAGGCATCAAGTGTGAAAGGGAAGATGGCAGAGAGGTGATTTGCAGAGCAGTGGACAGTTTCTACAGTGGTACTCGTGTTAAAGAAAAGATAGACTTCGACAAGCAGTTTTCATCTCTGCTTCTGGATAAGAGGCTGCTGCGATGTGAGATTGCTCAATTCGATGATGAAGGGGCAGTCAGTTTCTTCAACCCCGATGATCACTACGCCAAGTCACATGCCCGTGGAGATGATATAGTATCTTGGTTAGCGGATGACTCCTCTGGAGATGAGAGATTTCGATTCCCAAGACCTGTGAGGACACACAATCTAGATATCTGGGTGGCTGTTTTGAGAGCCGTTCAGTACACTTGTAGGACGTTGGGAACCAAATATGCAAAGAAACTGCAGTTGCTAGGTTATGATGCAGGTCTTGTTGACGCCATAAACTTATGTGTCAGCGAAAATACAAAGAGACTGAGTGTTGTTACGGAACATCAATCCAACAAATATGCATCTCTTCTAGGCGATGAATGTGAAAGGAAGAAAGGAACTAGAGATTCTCACAGTACACGCCTGTTCTTGTGCTCAGTACGAGATGCTCTTGAAGAAGCACCGCATCCTACATTTGATTTCCCAGATTTAGAAGATTGCCTGAAGCGTATACATGGGCTTAAAGATCTCAGCGATGAAGTAGTCCTCGAGTCCATAGACCGTCTGAGATCAATGGTCGCTGATAAG GTTGCGCTAGTGGATACAAAGATGTTGCTGGTTGAGAATTCAAGGATTAATCTGTTCAACGACCTTATCAGACTTTCTGTTTTTGACCACCGCTTTTACATCCTTCGACCACTTAAAGAATTCTTTCTG GAGGTAATAAACGTAGCTGCAGCAGAAGCAGATCTTCTACTCGAGGAAAAAAAGAAGCCAcagtcaaagaagaagaaacataaaaGCAATAAG AAAACTTCAACGAGCATGTCTGTCAACCTTGATCTCCAAGGTACATCTCCATCACTACAAACGACGGAAAAAGATTTTACGGAACCACCAGATAACAGTCTTTCAAGTGAAAGGAATCGGTTGGAAATTTCATCCAACACTGTGGATGAAGAGGAAGCTGCTCAAG GTATGCAAAACATGCCCGGAGAAGAGTCAGTACATAGAGAAGGTGCAGCCAGATGCAACTCAGCTCTTGACATGACCCTGAAG GCCCTCTTGAACATTAAGATCCTGAAAGAAGATTTAATGCAAAATGAGAAACCACTTCGTGACGACTTGGAAAAACAAGTTCCTGAGCTACTCCACAGCTATCTCCTGAGCGATCTACTTACTTCCAGAGAAGTTCTTTCCACG TCAAGTGATGCTGCTGAGATAGTCGTGTCCATCCTTGAGTCTTGGCATAGCTGTAAAAGTCAAGAAATAGAAAGCTTGGTAACTCGCCTCTTTACACTGGAAGAATATGAAAGAATGAGTTGTAGCAGATGCAGGCAGAAGCCCAATTATCCAGAGCAAAGTTCTTATGGAATCGTTATGGCTGCAGATTCAATCAGAGACCTGAAG TGTGCTTTTGGGAATATAAAGTTTGAGGACATCCTTAAAATGATTCGCATGGAAGATAAAATGTTATGTGACCTTAAAACAGGAGGCTGTGGAAAGGCAAACGTTGTTCATCACATTATTAGTAGATGCCCGCCTATATTTACAGTCG TGCTGGAATGGGAGAAGCATGAAACGGAAAAAGAGATATCTGAAACAGCAAAGGCTTTGGACTGGGAGATAGATATGAGCAGGCTATACGAAGGCTTAGAATCAAGCACCAATTACCGGCTTGTGTCACTG GTTGGTTGTGGTGAGGACAAAGAACACATCTGCCTAGCATATGAGAAAGACAGGTGGGTCGGTGTCAGACATGATGCTTTTACAGAAGAG GCTGTTGGCAACTGGGAGAGTGTGATCAGATTCTGTGGGGAAAGGAAGGTTCGGCCTAAGATTCTGTTTTATGAAGCCGCCCACTAA
- the LOC106404499 gene encoding uncharacterized protein LOC106404499 isoform X2 translates to METTPFVFDYDDEEAKQIVQLSADHMAQGDHIKALEVIEAWISSHKKHEVADFLSFQQGQIFFEQAKRADDSDVKFAFLLGAVECFSENDGFSSFCAASLFGLGNLLGSPLYLKKSIGKAKEYLAIMASFGSLTSEDEKSRKDVENVLKAAESSIAAGSPIQMWEPKVRESKKCTDHPSKIEVEGLRLYWSGLNVEIKRKFMEVSIADFTSYVRRFHGTEGGKALEKVVGSAVSKKKWRFWMCRSCSEEFFTLKKFKIHLEKEHAAKFKPSTAEHMAQMVDEVWAGMITVAGWEPVDTAAAAEMIKTRLEFVRAFVYENGWSRDWPLATDEERSKLLQEIRLLLLLFCERKILSCGLRDWMMRFLIKHLARFEVSKHTLTTECRLVETPQSICFLERRELEQILDLLKGIKCEREDGREVICRAVDSFYSGTRVKEKIDFDKQFSSLLLDKRLLRCEIAQFDDEGAVSFFNPDDHYAKSHARGDDIVSWLADDSSGDERFRFPRPVRTHNLDIWVAVLRAVQYTCRTLGTKYAKKLQLLGYDAGLVDAINLCVSENTKRLSVVTEHQSNKYASLLGDECERKKGTRDSHSTRLFLCSVRDALEEAPHPTFDFPDLEDCLKRIHGLKDLSDEVVLESIDRLRSMVADKVALVDTKMLLVENSRINLFNDLIRLSVFDHRFYILRPLKEFFLEVINVAAAEADLLLEEKKKPQSKKKKHKSNKKTSTSMSVNLDLQGTSPSLQTTEKDFTEPPDNSLSSERNRLEISSNTVDEEEAAQGMQNMPGEESVHREGAARCNSALDMTLKALLNIKILKEDLMQNEKPLRDDLEKQVPELLHSYLLSDLLTSREVLSTSSDAAEIVVSILESWHSCKSQEIESLVTRLFTLEEYERMSCSRCRQKPNYPEQSSYGIVMAADSIRDLKCAFGNIKFEDILKMIRMEDKMLCDLKTGGCGKANVVHHIISRCPPIFTVVLEWEKHETEKEISETAKALDWEIDMSRLYEGLESSTNYRLVSLVGCGEDKEHICLAYEKDRWVGVRHDAFTEEYVAW, encoded by the exons ATGGAGACGACTCCCTTCGTCTTTGACTACGATGATGAGGAAGCTAAACAAATCGTACAACTCTCTGCAGATCACATGGCTCAAGGAGATCACATCAAGGCCTTGGAGGTCATCGAAGCTTGGATTTCTTCTCACAAGAAGCACGAGGTCGCAGACTTTCTCTCTTTCCAGCAAGGTCAAATCTTCTTCGAGCAAGCCAAGCGAGCAGACGACAGCGACGTGAAATTCGCATTCTTGCTTGGCGCTGTGGAATGCTTTTCCGAAAACGATGGCTTCTCATCGTTCTGTGCTGCTTCGCTCTTTGGTTTGGGCAATTTGCTTGGATCGCCATTGTACTTGAAGAAGTCCATCGGGAAAGCAAAAGAGTATCTGGCTATTATGGCGTCTTTTGGCTCATTGACTTCCGAGGACGAGAAAAGTCGAAAAGACGTGGAGAATGTACTCAAAGCTGCTGAGTCAAGCATCGCTGCTGGTTCTCCTATTcaaatgtgggaaccgaaagTTAGGGAGTCCAAGAAATGTACAGATCATCCGAGTAAGATTGAGGTTGAAGGATTGAGATTGTACTGGTCAGGCTTGAACGTTGAGATCAAAAGGAAGTTTATGGAAGTAAGCATTGCGGATTTCACAAGCTATGTGCGGAGATTCCACGGCACAGAGGGAGGGAAAGCTTTGGAGAAAGTTGTTGGTTCTGCAGtgagtaaaaaaaaatggagattcTGGATGTGTAGATCTTGTTCAGAAGAGTTTTTTACCCTTAAGAAGTTTAAGATTCATCTCGAGAAAGAACATGCCGCAAAGTTTAAGCCTTCTACGGCAGAGCATATGGCTCAGATGGTGGATGAAGTGTGGGCTGGTATGATAACAGTTGCAGGATGGGAGCCAGTGGATACAGCTGCTGCTGCTGAAATGATCAAGACTCGGCTTGAATTTGTGAGAGCGTTTGTATATGAGAATGGATGGTCCAGAGACTGGCCATTAGCTACAGATGAAGAGCGCAGTAAGTTACTCCAGGAGATTCGGTTGCTGCTTTTGTTGTTTTGTGAGCGTAAGATCCTTTCTTGTGGCCTTCGAGACTGGATGATGCGTTTTCTGATTAAGCATCTTGCACGGTTTGAAGTTTCCAAGCATACTTTGACTACAGAGTGTCGCCTAGTGGAAACACCTCAGAGCATCTGCTTTTTGGAAAGAAGAGAGCTCGAACAAATTCTTGACCTTCTCAAAGGCATCAAGTGTGAAAGGGAAGATGGCAGAGAGGTGATTTGCAGAGCAGTGGACAGTTTCTACAGTGGTACTCGTGTTAAAGAAAAGATAGACTTCGACAAGCAGTTTTCATCTCTGCTTCTGGATAAGAGGCTGCTGCGATGTGAGATTGCTCAATTCGATGATGAAGGGGCAGTCAGTTTCTTCAACCCCGATGATCACTACGCCAAGTCACATGCCCGTGGAGATGATATAGTATCTTGGTTAGCGGATGACTCCTCTGGAGATGAGAGATTTCGATTCCCAAGACCTGTGAGGACACACAATCTAGATATCTGGGTGGCTGTTTTGAGAGCCGTTCAGTACACTTGTAGGACGTTGGGAACCAAATATGCAAAGAAACTGCAGTTGCTAGGTTATGATGCAGGTCTTGTTGACGCCATAAACTTATGTGTCAGCGAAAATACAAAGAGACTGAGTGTTGTTACGGAACATCAATCCAACAAATATGCATCTCTTCTAGGCGATGAATGTGAAAGGAAGAAAGGAACTAGAGATTCTCACAGTACACGCCTGTTCTTGTGCTCAGTACGAGATGCTCTTGAAGAAGCACCGCATCCTACATTTGATTTCCCAGATTTAGAAGATTGCCTGAAGCGTATACATGGGCTTAAAGATCTCAGCGATGAAGTAGTCCTCGAGTCCATAGACCGTCTGAGATCAATGGTCGCTGATAAG GTTGCGCTAGTGGATACAAAGATGTTGCTGGTTGAGAATTCAAGGATTAATCTGTTCAACGACCTTATCAGACTTTCTGTTTTTGACCACCGCTTTTACATCCTTCGACCACTTAAAGAATTCTTTCTG GAGGTAATAAACGTAGCTGCAGCAGAAGCAGATCTTCTACTCGAGGAAAAAAAGAAGCCAcagtcaaagaagaagaaacataaaaGCAATAAG AAAACTTCAACGAGCATGTCTGTCAACCTTGATCTCCAAGGTACATCTCCATCACTACAAACGACGGAAAAAGATTTTACGGAACCACCAGATAACAGTCTTTCAAGTGAAAGGAATCGGTTGGAAATTTCATCCAACACTGTGGATGAAGAGGAAGCTGCTCAAG GTATGCAAAACATGCCCGGAGAAGAGTCAGTACATAGAGAAGGTGCAGCCAGATGCAACTCAGCTCTTGACATGACCCTGAAG GCCCTCTTGAACATTAAGATCCTGAAAGAAGATTTAATGCAAAATGAGAAACCACTTCGTGACGACTTGGAAAAACAAGTTCCTGAGCTACTCCACAGCTATCTCCTGAGCGATCTACTTACTTCCAGAGAAGTTCTTTCCACG TCAAGTGATGCTGCTGAGATAGTCGTGTCCATCCTTGAGTCTTGGCATAGCTGTAAAAGTCAAGAAATAGAAAGCTTGGTAACTCGCCTCTTTACACTGGAAGAATATGAAAGAATGAGTTGTAGCAGATGCAGGCAGAAGCCCAATTATCCAGAGCAAAGTTCTTATGGAATCGTTATGGCTGCAGATTCAATCAGAGACCTGAAG TGTGCTTTTGGGAATATAAAGTTTGAGGACATCCTTAAAATGATTCGCATGGAAGATAAAATGTTATGTGACCTTAAAACAGGAGGCTGTGGAAAGGCAAACGTTGTTCATCACATTATTAGTAGATGCCCGCCTATATTTACAGTCG TGCTGGAATGGGAGAAGCATGAAACGGAAAAAGAGATATCTGAAACAGCAAAGGCTTTGGACTGGGAGATAGATATGAGCAGGCTATACGAAGGCTTAGAATCAAGCACCAATTACCGGCTTGTGTCACTG GTTGGTTGTGGTGAGGACAAAGAACACATCTGCCTAGCATATGAGAAAGACAGGTGGGTCGGTGTCAGACATGATGCTTTTACAGAAGAG TATGTTGCGTGGTGA
- the LOC106404928 gene encoding uncharacterized protein LOC106404928: MEIPNLIMEMESSSSSKVQEDTDQKIDPDLSVKHDDDAHEAMKTEEKQNATRASALDTILKSLWKISVFRKELASIFTEDELVSELRDFILNNLPLTHPMESNGVYDFLVTILDLIPRWNTGYDDEKSLKTMFELYETPKKMCNRCKLDTEYPPELAYGLILIANSLREFKYAFEDLTFESILKVIRTTFMLPCDKEGCGKRNYVERVINTLPSVFTIALEWENNETEEEISATTSVLASEFDISEIYKYEGDSIFTKYRLVSMVCLCGDQYDCMAYENNRWIRYFALNKEVIGDWNSVLSSFLKLKIRPEILFFQNVTGQTMGKNQIVFGSLV, encoded by the exons ATGGAGATTCCAAATCTAATCATGGAGATGGAGTCGTCGTCGTCATCTAAGGTTCAAGAAGATACTGACCAGAAAATTGATCC AGATCTCTCAGTAAAGCATGACGACGACGCTCACGAGGCGATGAAAACAGAGGAGAAACAAAACGCCACTCGTGCTTCAGCTCTTGATACCATACTCAAG TCTCTCTGGAAGATAAGCGTTTTCAGAAAAGAGTTGGCCAGCATCTTCACTGAAGATGAACTTGTTTCCGAACTCCGTGATTTCATTCTCAACAATCTACCTCTCACTCATCCTAtg GAATCAAACGGTGTTTATGACTTCTTGGTAACCATCTTGGATCTTATTCCTCGCTGGAACACTGGATATGACGATGAGAAATCTCTTAAAACCATGTTTGAACTTTACGAAACCCCCAAAAAGATGTGCAACAGATGCAAATTGGATACTGAATATCCACCTGAGCTTGCTTATGGTCTAATCCTGATCGCTAATTCACTCAGAGAATTCAAG TATGCATTTGAGGATTTGACATTTGAGAGCATCCTTAAGGTTATCAGAACCACCTTCATGCTGCCTTGTGACAAGGAAGGATGTGGGAAGCGAAACTATGTTGAACGTGTGATCAATACCCTTCCATCTGTTTTCACTATTG CTCTAGAGTGGGAGAACAATGAGACTGAAGAGGAGATCTCTGCTACTACTTCTGTTCTCGCTAGTGAATTTGATATTAGTGAGATATACAAATACGAAGGTGACAGTATATTCACTAAATACCGTCTTGTGTCCATG GTTTGCTTGTGCGGAGATCAATACGATTGCATGGCTTATGAAAACAATAGATGGATCAGATACTTTGCTCTTAACAAAGAG GTTATTGGAGACTGGAACAGTGTTCTCAGCAGTTTCTTAAAACTGAAGATTCGACCAGAGATTCTATTTTTCCAAAAC GTGACGGGCCAGACTATGGGGAAGAACCAGATTGTGTTCGGGAGTTTGGTGTAA